A stretch of Bombina bombina isolate aBomBom1 chromosome 2, aBomBom1.pri, whole genome shotgun sequence DNA encodes these proteins:
- the DNAJA1 gene encoding dnaJ homolog subfamily A member 1, translating into MVKETGYYDVLGVKPTASPDELKKAYRKLALKYHPDKNPNEGEKFKQISQAYEVLSDAKKRDLYDKGGEQAIKEGGMGGGGFGSPMDIFDMFFGGGGRMQRERRGKNVVHQLSVSLDDLYNGATRKLALQKNTICDKCEGRGGKKGSVECCPNCRGTGMQIRIHQIGPGMVQQIQSVCQECQGQGERINPKDRCKNCTGRKIIREKKILEVHIDKGMKDGQKITFSGEGDQEPGLEPGDIIIVLDQKDHAVFTRRGEDLLMHMEIELVEALCGFHKPIVTLDSRTIIITSHAGQIVKHGDVKCVLNEGMPIYKRPYEKGRLIVEFQVNFPSNGFISPDKLPMLEKLLPPRKTIEESEDMEQAELMDFDGSQQRCGHYNGEVYHEDDDDHPRGGVQCQTS; encoded by the exons ATGGTGAAAGAAACTGGTTATTACGATGTTTTGGGTGTAAAACCGACTGCCTCACCAGATGAACTCAAAAAGGCCTACAGAAAGCTTGCTCTGAAGTATCATCCAGATAAGAATCCTAATGAAGGTGAAAAG TTCAAACAGATTTCACAGGCATATGAAGTGCTTTCTGATGCCAAGAAGAGAGATTTATATGATAAAGGGGGTGAGCAAGCCATTAAAGAGGGAGGCATGGGAGGAGGTGGCTTTGGCTCACCGATGGACATTTTTGACATGTTCTTTGGAGGTGGTGGACGAATGCAACGTGAGAGAAGAG GTAAAAATGTTGTCCACCAATTGTCAGTATCCTTGGATGATCTATATAATGGCGCAACAAGAAAGCTAGCACTACAGAAGAACACAATCTGTGACAAATGTGAAG GACGTGGAGGTAAAAAGGGCAGTGTTGAATGCTGCCCAAATTGCAGAGGTACGGGTATGCAAATAAGAATCCACCAAATAGGACCAGGAATGGTTCAACAGATACAATCTGTGTGCCAAGAGTGTCAAGGACAGGGAGAACGAATCAATCCTAAAGATCGGTGTAAGAACTGCACTGGTCGGAAAATTATCAGAGAGAAGAAGATTCTTGAAGTTCATATTGACAAAG GTATGAAGGATGGCCAGAAAATCACCTTCTCTGGTGAAGGAGACCAAGAACCAGGACTGGAGCCTGGTGATATCATTATCGTATTGGATCAGAAAGATCATGCTGTTTTCACAAG GCGTGGTGAAGACTTGTTAATGCACATGGAAATTGAGCTTGTAGAGGCTTTGTGTGGATTTCACAAACCTATTGTTACATTGGATTCTAGAACTATAATCATCACATCACATGCTG GTCAGATTGTTAAACACGGGGATGTAAAGTGTGTGTTGAATGAAGGTATGCCCATCTACAAAAGACCATATGAAAAGGGTCGTCTCATAGTCGAATTTCAG GTCAACTTTCCAAGCAATGGCTTTATTTCGCCAGACAAGCTGCCTATGTTAGAGAAACTACTACCTCCAAGGAAAACCATTGAAGAGTCAGAGGATATGGAGCAAGCTGAATTAATGGACTTTGATGGATCACAACAAAGATGTGGCCATTACAATGGAGAAGTATACCATGAAGATGATGATGACCACCCAAGAGGTGGTGTTCAGTGCCAGACCTCCTAA